In Gambusia affinis linkage group LG08, SWU_Gaff_1.0, whole genome shotgun sequence, a single window of DNA contains:
- the tcp11l1 gene encoding T-complex protein 11-like protein 1, producing MPNESDRLERKEDKELKDVSEETAGQQVTASTPSLHRENTLQASSPRLVSVEELMETAKGVTNMALAHEIMVNKDFQVKPTELPEGSLEHKVKEIMHKVFWDRLEAQLNEDPPSYEHAIKLLGEIKETLLSFLLPGHGRLCSRIEEVLDLPLIQQQAENGALNIGQLSQFVVEMMGSLCAPCRDKDVKKLKQITEIVPLLKAIFSVLDLMKVDMANFALKSIKPHLMQLSVEYERNKFQEFLEKQPNALDYTKKWLEETVKSLRETDSCASASSDPPLHPLNVHNHAYIRLLRWDHASDPFPETVLMDQVRFLEMQQEAEWLVLLSSVLLIVYTTTGEAISGLPGLMETLKNTVSAMLTEMHLPSFSMQEALATIGEKLCVELSHCLSQHGFTSFSAESKSTLKGQITAVIQPDNIVRKLMESRIQSYLLAALESSQHKTPPPLPGGLAPVSRELKELSIRFSRLVNYNKLVFSPFYQKILQNMLTPGESSGTEI from the exons ATGCCAAACGAGTCAGACCGCTTAGAGCGCAAAGAAGACAAGGAGTTAAAGGATGTATCTGAGGAGACTGCGGGGCAGCAGGTCACGGCCAGCACGCCGAGCCTCCACAGAGAGAACACTCTACAAG cCAGCTCACCCAGGTTGGTTTCTGTTGAGGAGCTAATGGAGACAGCTAAGGGGGTAACAAACATGGCATTAGCTCATGAAATCATGGTCAACAAGGACTTTCAAGTCAAGCCCACAGAGCTTCCTGAAGGAAG CTTGGAGCACAAAGTGAAGGAGATTATGCACAAAGTCTTTTGGGATCGCTTGGAAGCTCAGCTGAACGAGGATCCACCGTCGTACGAACATGCCATCAAACTTCTTGGAGAGATTAAAGAG ACGCTCCTGTCCTTTTTGCTGCCGGGCCATGGACGCCTGTGCTCCCGCATTGAAGAGGTTCTGGATCTGCCACTAATCCAGCAGCAGGCTGAAAATGGAGCTCTCAATATCGGCCAGCTGTCCCAGTTTGTCGTTGAGATGATGGGTTCTCTGTGCGCCCCCTGCAGAGACAAGGACGTCAAGAAACTGAAGCAGATCACTGAGATTGTTCCTCTGCTGAA GGCTATTTTCTCTGTGCTGGACCTAATGAAGGTGGACATGGCTAACTTTGCACTGAAGAGCATCAAGCCACATCTCATGCAGCTGTCTGTAGAGTATGAGAGGAACAAGTTTCAGGAGTTTCTGGAGAAACAACCAA ATGCATTAGACTACACAAAGAAGTGGCTTGAGGAGACGGTGAAATCcctgagagaaacagacagTTGTGCCTCTGCCTCCAGTGACCCCCCACTTCACCCACTAAATGTTCATAATCATGCATACATTCGCCTGCTCAGGTGGGACCACGCTTCAGACCCTTTCCCAGAG acGGTGCTGATGGACCAAGTTCGGTTCTTAGAGATGCAGCAGGAGGCCGAGTGGTTAGTGCTGCTCTCCTCTGTGCTTCTTATTGTCTACACTACCACAGGAGAAGCCATCTCAGGCCTGCCAGGACTGATGGAGACTCTTAAAAACACTGTCAGTGCCATGCTCACAGAAATGCACTTGCC GTCATTTAGTATGCAGGAGGCCCTAGCAACCATAGGGGAGAAACTGTGTGTTGAGCTGAGTCACTGTTTAAGCCAGCATGGCTTCACCTCATTCTCAGCTGAGAGTAAGAGTACTCTTAAGGGGCAGATAACAGCCGTCATCCAGCCAGACAACATAGTCCGTAAGCTGATGG AATCTCGGATTCAGAGCTACCTACTGGCTGCCCTAGAGTCCAGTCAACACAAGACGCCGCCTCCTCTCCCTGGAGGCCTGGCGCCGGTCAGCAGAGAACTAAAAGAGCTCTCGATCCGCTTCAGTCGCCTGGTCAACTACAACAAGCTGGTCTTCTCTCCATTCTACCAGAAGATCCTACAGAATATGCTGACACCAGGGGAGAGCTCCGGCACAGAGATATAA